ACCCATTCTGTATGTTATTCGTAAACAACATAGACAAAGTCCCCAGCAAGCAATTGCTTTGGCAGATTATTATATAATTGCTGGTATTGTATATCAGGCTCCTGATTTGGCAAGTGTTTTGAATTCTAGATTGGTAAgtactaattttttcaatcgGATATGGGTGAGTTGATGTgaacattttacaaaattcatataTTGATAAATGGTATGATAATTaggtttattaaaaattattaattttttcagttgtcaGCTGTTCATCATCTCCAATCATCATTTGAAGAATCCTCTGGTTTTGCTAAATATCATCCCAGCAAGGGCTACTCATGGGACTTTAAATCTCAACGAATTGCAGAGAAatctaaaaaagaagaaaaaccaaGGGAAGAACCTAGTTCATTGTTCCAAAGACAAAGGGTTGATATGCTATTAGGTGAACTATTAAGAAAGTTCCCTCTTCCTGCTCCTCCCCAGCCTAAAGTTCAACCTGTTGTACCAGTTAA
This portion of the Diorhabda sublineata isolate icDioSubl1.1 chromosome X, icDioSubl1.1, whole genome shotgun sequence genome encodes:
- the LOC130451544 gene encoding mediator of RNA polymerase II transcription subunit 6, producing the protein MMPTRLGLSAAGIPDNPLSLSWHDSTWIPILNTSNVMEYFSQGSNPFFDRTCNNEIVKMQRLNPDQLQNMTGVEYILLHVQEPILYVIRKQHRQSPQQAIALADYYIIAGIVYQAPDLASVLNSRLLSAVHHLQSSFEESSGFAKYHPSKGYSWDFKSQRIAEKSKKEEKPREEPSSLFQRQRVDMLLGELLRKFPLPAPPQPKVQPVVPVKQENENGSENKDIKIEVKQEKIKPPPEKKPRLH